Proteins encoded within one genomic window of Bacteroidota bacterium:
- the gldN gene encoding gliding motility protein GldN, which translates to MKKQRILISLTVLFIFTIVLCSTFNTSAQTNYGDFTYEKKAIKERKVVPYPPLREADVMYTRRIHRVIDTREKINVIMKWPKNPLYRIIYEASTTGYGSAPITAYRNDSLVSFYTAEEVLGRGSEEEVIQYAPDPDYPDYLIDSVITNPFRTSDIKRYEIMEDWVFDKQRSMFFPRIIAVAPLFVLSASGVDLGEQPLFWVKWDDLKKILINQEIFNRHNDAMRISYYDFFELRLFTSYIIKESNAFDFKIAEFEEFKSDPFRALL; encoded by the coding sequence ATGAAAAAGCAAAGGATTCTAATATCATTAACTGTTCTATTTATTTTTACCATAGTTTTATGCAGTACATTTAATACTTCTGCTCAAACAAATTATGGTGATTTTACTTACGAAAAGAAAGCAATTAAAGAGAGGAAGGTTGTACCTTATCCTCCTTTAAGAGAAGCTGACGTAATGTACACTCGAAGAATACATAGAGTTATTGACACCAGAGAAAAGATAAATGTTATTATGAAGTGGCCAAAAAATCCACTTTATAGAATTATTTATGAAGCATCTACTACAGGATATGGCAGTGCTCCTATTACTGCATATAGAAATGATTCATTAGTTTCTTTCTATACTGCTGAGGAAGTACTCGGTAGAGGATCTGAAGAAGAAGTTATTCAATATGCACCTGACCCTGACTATCCCGATTATTTGATTGATTCCGTTATCACTAATCCATTTAGAACCAGTGATATTAAAAGATACGAAATTATGGAGGACTGGGTATTTGATAAACAAAGATCCATGTTTTTCCCAAGAATAATTGCTGTTGCTCCATTGTTTGTTTTAAGTGCAAGTGGTGTTGATCTTGGCGAACAACCTCTATTTTGGGTAAAATGGGATGATTTGAAAAAAATTCTAATTAATCAAGAAATATTTAACAGGCATAATGATGCAATGAGAATTTCATATTATGATTTCTTTGAGTTGAGATTATTTACTAGTTACATTATAAAAGAAAGTAATGCTTTTGATTTTAAAATTGCTGAATTTGAAGAATTTAAATCAGACCCTTTTAGAGCATTATTAGA
- the gldM gene encoding gliding motility protein GldM, producing the protein MAVGKTNPMRQQMINMMYLVLTALLALNVSAEILLAFQTVNEGMEKSIKLIDSKNEFTMKQFDKLMSTSASTTQEYFDLATKTNKIADDSYDYLQNLIDKIIYGSGGREANTHGGHEEGGIVDSVMVGMSNIEIAERFFVNGPKGEELFNLIGETRKDFFDVIDNIETIDKDVFASNITIKAESKTKGEWAIQNFHMVPAIAAVTLLTKIQQDVRTSQANIIDALINAIGAEDVSFDQLIPVVLTEKSAVAVGEKYTADVLLAAYDSKKDPEIFIGGNKMEVKNGKAHFEVTPNSQGPRENEVKIVVTNKKTGEKKEYISSMKYDVFNAPAIISATKMNVVYIGLDNPISVSVPGFQPSQVSGRASYGSLRKTSAGKYILNVPDSRGRVHEVNISANVSLPGGGGRNMGKKNFRIKNVPKPTPYFGSKESGEISPGEIRMVNFITVRLEDFAFEGLKYRVSKFRFVYQPRRGNAKLLNGNGARLSSAMKQALGSPQKGDRIIIDNIWATAPKVGRKRLPTGIILTVK; encoded by the coding sequence ATGGCAGTAGGTAAAACTAATCCAATGAGACAACAGATGATCAATATGATGTATCTTGTTCTCACGGCATTGCTTGCACTTAATGTTTCTGCAGAGATTCTACTTGCCTTTCAGACCGTAAACGAAGGTATGGAGAAGTCAATTAAGCTTATTGATAGTAAAAATGAATTTACTATGAAACAGTTTGATAAACTTATGAGTACAAGTGCTTCAACAACGCAGGAATATTTTGACCTTGCAACAAAAACTAATAAAATAGCAGATGACAGTTATGATTATTTGCAAAATTTAATTGATAAGATTATTTATGGAAGCGGTGGACGTGAGGCAAATACACATGGTGGACATGAGGAAGGTGGAATTGTGGATAGTGTTATGGTCGGAATGTCTAACATTGAGATAGCAGAAAGATTTTTTGTTAATGGTCCGAAAGGAGAAGAATTGTTTAATCTTATTGGGGAAACAAGAAAAGATTTCTTTGATGTAATTGATAATATTGAAACAATAGATAAAGATGTTTTTGCTTCAAACATAACAATTAAAGCGGAATCTAAAACGAAAGGTGAGTGGGCAATACAAAATTTCCACATGGTACCTGCTATTGCAGCAGTTACATTATTAACAAAAATTCAACAGGATGTTAGAACTTCTCAAGCAAATATTATTGATGCTTTAATCAATGCTATTGGTGCAGAAGATGTTTCTTTTGACCAACTAATACCTGTTGTGTTAACAGAAAAAAGTGCAGTTGCCGTTGGCGAAAAATATACAGCTGATGTTTTGTTAGCAGCTTATGATTCTAAAAAAGACCCTGAAATTTTTATTGGTGGAAACAAAATGGAAGTTAAAAATGGAAAAGCCCATTTTGAAGTTACTCCAAATTCACAGGGACCAAGAGAAAACGAAGTAAAAATTGTTGTAACCAATAAGAAAACAGGAGAAAAGAAAGAATATATATCATCTATGAAATATGATGTATTTAATGCACCAGCTATAATTTCAGCAACAAAAATGAATGTTGTGTATATTGGTCTTGATAATCCAATTTCTGTATCTGTACCTGGATTTCAGCCTTCTCAAGTAAGTGGAAGGGCATCTTATGGTAGTTTAAGGAAAACAAGTGCAGGGAAATATATACTTAATGTTCCCGATTCACGTGGTAGAGTTCATGAAGTTAATATTAGTGCTAACGTTTCATTACCCGGTGGTGGTGGAAGAAATATGGGGAAAAAGAATTTCAGAATTAAAAATGTTCCAAAGCCAACACCTTATTTTGGTTCTAAAGAAAGTGGAGAGATTAGTCCCGGTGAAATTAGAATGGTTAACTTTATTACTGTTCGCTTAGAGGATTTTGCATTTGAAGGTTTAAAATACAGAGTATCAAAATTCCGTTTTGTGTATCAACCCAGACGTGGAAATGCTAAATTGTTAAATGGTAATGGTGCAAGATTATCTTCTGCAATGAAGCAAGCATTAGGAAGTCCTCAAAAAGGAGACAGAATAATTATCGACAATATTTGGGCAACTGCTCCAAAAGTTGGTAGAAAAAGACTGCCAACAGGTATTATTTTAACAGTAAAATAA
- the gldL gene encoding gliding motility protein GldL, translating into MAKSKKVKKAKSAKKKEPFLKSKVFKAFMAKLYGWGAAVVILGALFKIMHWKGAGAMLTLGLTTEALIFFISAFDVQHETDWSIVYPELKEVEEGEKGEEETKKSISEEIDKMLEDANIEKEMVNRLGTGMNKFADTVSGIKDVSNAAIATNDFTDGVRRATEGVSKVKDATEKTAEAMTFLSEASGSSKEYFNQIKAASGNLTSLNFAYEKELSETNKHLDVLTKFNSDFSNAMGSLTEASLSSKGYIDQVKSAAENLSSLNNSYESELEVSNKHREAMNLYNEKLSEVINTISDAGTMSVQVKEGFSKLNENLESLNNVYGNMLTAMNPARG; encoded by the coding sequence ATGGCAAAATCAAAAAAAGTAAAAAAAGCAAAAAGTGCTAAGAAAAAAGAGCCTTTTCTAAAAAGTAAAGTCTTTAAAGCTTTTATGGCTAAGTTATATGGATGGGGTGCTGCGGTTGTGATTTTAGGTGCATTATTTAAAATTATGCACTGGAAAGGAGCTGGAGCAATGCTTACTTTAGGTTTAACCACTGAGGCTTTAATTTTCTTTATTTCTGCTTTTGATGTTCAACACGAAACAGATTGGTCAATAGTATATCCTGAATTGAAAGAGGTTGAAGAAGGTGAAAAAGGAGAAGAAGAAACCAAGAAAAGTATTTCTGAAGAAATTGACAAAATGCTTGAAGATGCAAATATTGAGAAAGAAATGGTTAACAGACTTGGTACAGGTATGAATAAATTTGCTGATACTGTTAGCGGAATAAAAGACGTTTCAAATGCGGCAATTGCTACAAATGACTTTACAGATGGTGTAAGACGTGCAACTGAAGGTGTAAGCAAAGTTAAAGATGCCACAGAAAAAACTGCTGAAGCTATGACATTCCTTAGTGAAGCATCAGGTTCATCTAAAGAATATTTTAATCAGATAAAAGCTGCATCAGGTAATCTTACTTCACTTAATTTTGCGTATGAAAAAGAACTTAGTGAAACAAATAAACACCTTGATGTGTTAACCAAATTTAATAGTGATTTTAGTAATGCTATGGGATCTCTTACTGAAGCATCTTTAAGTTCAAAAGGTTATATTGATCAAGTAAAATCAGCTGCTGAAAACCTTTCATCTCTTAATAATTCTTATGAATCGGAACTTGAAGTTTCTAACAAGCACCGTGAAGCCATGAATCTATACAATGAGAAACTCTCAGAAGTTATAAATACCATTTCTGATGCAGGAACAATGTCTGTTCAAGTGAAAGAAGGATTTTCAAAATTAAATGAGAACTTAGAATCACTTAACAATGTTTATGGTAATATGTTAACTGCAATGAATCCTGCAAGAGGATAA
- a CDS encoding SUMF1/EgtB/PvdO family nonheme iron enzyme has protein sequence MRFFRNTKLIALGILSLSLLLNSCGLNNTKGQLVGVKGRMVWNHPQPYGTVNIPTGSFHMGQADQDIIYHLTSRPMQVTVQSFYMDDTEVTNNEYRQFVHWVRDSMARKMIAEDYVLENGNGDQYINWKPKLKYGDFETKEMIMDMYYQGDDIYEGDAYEFDVRKFIYDYEWMDLHEASKRKYYEDNRKGNPASRGKFRKDERVRIYPDTLCWIRDFTYSFNDPLTQLYFYHPGYDDYPVVGVSWKQAKAFTHWRTKYLNDYYKTIGMPKVNPFRLPTEAEWEYAARGGREFSPYPWGGPYLRNSKGCFLANFKPLRGNYKEDGAYYPVKVTSYFPNDYGLYCMAGNVGEWTDNAYSEGIHSVIDDMNPHYYYNAKEEESATTKRKTICGGSFKDVGYYLQNGVRSYEYQDTAKSYVGFRCVMTYMGRSIKDRKTNY, from the coding sequence ATGAGATTTTTTAGAAATACTAAACTTATTGCCTTAGGCATTTTATCATTATCATTACTTTTAAACAGTTGCGGATTAAACAACACTAAAGGACAACTGGTCGGTGTAAAAGGTAGGATGGTTTGGAACCATCCACAACCTTATGGCACTGTTAATATTCCGACAGGATCTTTCCATATGGGACAGGCAGACCAAGATATTATTTATCATCTGACCTCTAGACCTATGCAAGTAACTGTTCAATCGTTTTATATGGACGATACAGAAGTTACAAATAATGAATACCGACAATTTGTACATTGGGTAAGAGACTCAATGGCAAGAAAAATGATTGCCGAAGATTATGTCCTTGAAAACGGGAATGGAGATCAGTACATTAATTGGAAACCTAAATTAAAGTATGGCGATTTTGAAACAAAAGAAATGATAATGGACATGTATTACCAAGGAGATGATATTTACGAAGGTGATGCATACGAATTTGATGTAAGAAAATTCATTTACGATTATGAATGGATGGATCTTCATGAAGCATCTAAGAGAAAATACTATGAAGATAACAGAAAAGGAAATCCTGCTTCTAGAGGTAAATTTCGTAAAGATGAAAGAGTTAGAATTTATCCTGATACATTATGTTGGATAAGAGACTTTACATATTCATTTAATGACCCATTAACACAATTATATTTTTATCATCCTGGATATGATGATTATCCTGTAGTAGGTGTAAGTTGGAAACAAGCAAAAGCATTTACTCATTGGAGAACAAAATATTTAAACGATTATTACAAAACCATAGGGATGCCAAAAGTTAATCCATTCAGATTGCCCACAGAAGCTGAATGGGAATATGCTGCAAGAGGTGGTAGAGAATTTAGTCCATATCCATGGGGTGGTCCTTATTTGAGAAATAGTAAAGGTTGTTTCCTAGCAAACTTTAAACCTTTAAGAGGAAACTACAAAGAAGATGGTGCTTATTATCCTGTAAAAGTTACATCATATTTCCCAAACGATTACGGATTATATTGTATGGCAGGGAACGTTGGTGAATGGACAGACAATGCTTATTCTGAAGGAATTCATAGTGTAATTGATGACATGAATCCTCATTACTATTATAATGCAAAAGAAGAAGAATCTGCAACTACAAAAAGAAAAACAATATGTGGAGGCTCATTTAAAGATGTTGGATATTACCTTCAAAATGGAGTCCGTTCTTACGAATATCAAGATACAGCAAAATCTTATGTAGGTTTTAGATGCGTAATGACTTATATGGGACGATCAATTAAAGACAGAAAAACAAATTACTAA
- a CDS encoding type IX secretion system membrane protein PorP/SprF: MATKNLQTIIFLSVFTITLGSSLKIYAQQDPLYTHYMFNKHVYNPAFTGTNREFICATFLLHNQWTGFEGPNKEKGPVTQTFSIHGALKNPYLGGIGLYVVNDEQGFEYTRAFNLTFSGKYDFTFGSLHYGLNGGMVEKGIDGEWEPPEPGENDPRIPGGKESDMIPDLGAGIYLYTERYFIGASAQHLLGGSFDWGTSINDMVLQTYLSGGVNFYWPTNRDILVKPSFLVKIDPAKIQFDINTNVLYKERFWAGLQYRQQDAISLLLGMKLTPELQFGYSYDLTTTELLNYSSGTHEVLLNYCFKIVTKPRVIIPNIIWTPRYM; encoded by the coding sequence ATGGCTACAAAAAATTTACAAACAATAATTTTCCTGTCAGTATTTACAATTACACTTGGTAGTAGTTTAAAAATATACGCACAGCAGGATCCTCTTTATACACATTATATGTTCAACAAACACGTTTACAACCCTGCTTTTACAGGGACAAACAGAGAGTTTATATGTGCTACATTCCTATTACACAACCAGTGGACAGGTTTTGAAGGACCAAATAAAGAAAAAGGACCCGTTACTCAAACCTTTAGTATTCACGGAGCATTAAAAAACCCATATTTAGGAGGTATTGGCTTGTATGTTGTCAATGATGAACAAGGATTTGAATACACAAGGGCATTTAATCTTACCTTTTCAGGGAAATATGATTTTACGTTTGGTTCACTACACTATGGATTAAATGGCGGAATGGTAGAAAAAGGAATAGATGGTGAATGGGAGCCACCTGAACCTGGGGAAAATGACCCAAGAATTCCAGGGGGTAAAGAATCAGATATGATTCCTGACCTTGGTGCAGGCATTTATCTTTATACAGAAAGATATTTTATTGGAGCATCTGCCCAACATTTACTTGGTGGAAGTTTTGACTGGGGAACTTCAATAAATGATATGGTTTTGCAAACATATCTCTCTGGAGGTGTTAATTTTTACTGGCCAACAAATAGAGATATTCTTGTTAAGCCATCATTTTTAGTGAAAATTGACCCCGCAAAAATTCAATTTGATATAAATACAAATGTTTTATATAAAGAAAGATTTTGGGCAGGATTACAATATCGACAGCAAGATGCAATATCTCTCTTGCTTGGTATGAAACTTACACCCGAACTTCAATTCGGTTATTCTTATGATCTTACAACTACTGAATTATTAAATTATAGTAGTGGTACTCATGAGGTTCTTTTAAATTATTGTTTTAAAATAGTTACTAAACCAAGAGTGATTATCCCAAATATTATTTGGACACCTAGGTATATGTAA
- a CDS encoding uroporphyrinogen-III synthase yields MKIKTILISQPEPENLRSPFFDLADKYNVKISFRKFIQVEEIPAIEFLKERINILDHSSVIITSRTSIENFFRICEETRVDVPPSMKFFCPSESYALYLQKYTTYRKRKIFFPKRRNQSMKDVIMKHKKDNFFIPCSNISSNEIPSFLSKNNLKYSTATLYKTVSSDLSDLDINEFDVVAFFSPAGIISLQENFNGFKQNDIKIAAFGNNTKSALEDIGLSVDIEAPTPQAPSMKMALEQFIKSNK; encoded by the coding sequence ATGAAAATTAAGACCATTTTAATTTCACAACCAGAACCTGAAAACTTAAGGTCCCCATTTTTTGATTTAGCAGACAAATACAATGTGAAGATAAGTTTTAGAAAATTTATTCAGGTTGAAGAAATCCCTGCAATAGAATTTTTAAAAGAACGTATAAACATACTAGATCATTCCTCAGTAATAATTACAAGTAGAACATCAATAGAAAATTTCTTCCGCATTTGTGAAGAAACAAGAGTTGATGTTCCTCCAAGTATGAAATTTTTCTGCCCGAGTGAGTCCTATGCTTTGTATCTTCAAAAATATACTACTTACAGAAAAAGAAAAATTTTCTTCCCTAAAAGAAGAAATCAAAGTATGAAAGATGTTATCATGAAACATAAAAAAGATAACTTTTTCATTCCTTGCTCCAATATTTCCAGCAACGAAATACCAAGTTTTCTATCAAAAAATAACCTTAAATACTCAACTGCAACACTTTACAAAACAGTATCTAGTGATCTTTCTGATTTAGATATTAATGAATTTGACGTAGTTGCATTTTTTAGTCCTGCAGGAATTATTTCCTTGCAAGAAAATTTTAATGGTTTTAAACAAAATGATATAAAAATTGCTGCATTTGGCAACAATACAAAAAGTGCATTAGAAGACATAGGATTAAGTGTTGATATTGAAGCTCCTACACCGCAAGCACCATCAATGAAAATGGCATTGGAACAGTTCATCAAAAGTAATAAATAG
- a CDS encoding DUF4271 domain-containing protein, with protein MKRFLFILLFVIGLLKIVYTIPLINNDSIRLDNNTEINLELFNFGNHSLDAKNIQKRNFNNGKQLKFIEKALSDNTLLFYAFIMLFIIIIFIRTASSEYYDDLYKSIFSKEYLIREYKRKHSTFLINNILLDIVFIIILSIFFFEFLWNEYHYLYAEILLWITGFFISQIIIVSTFYKLMYGTKYNNFHLMTVSRFNRILAIILTPIVFVSTYLKEPYQGYFSQFIILVLIIAISFRTVRIFFQIKKVFTFSSLYIFLYLCTFEISLYILFFKETGWFTK; from the coding sequence ATGAAAAGATTTTTATTCATATTATTATTTGTTATCGGATTACTTAAAATCGTATATACTATACCATTAATTAATAATGACTCAATAAGATTAGACAATAATACAGAAATTAATCTTGAGCTTTTCAATTTCGGGAATCATTCTTTGGATGCTAAAAATATTCAAAAAAGAAACTTTAATAATGGAAAGCAACTTAAATTTATCGAAAAAGCACTTAGCGATAACACTTTACTATTTTATGCTTTTATCATGCTTTTCATAATTATTATTTTCATAAGAACAGCAAGTTCTGAGTATTATGATGATTTATATAAATCTATTTTCAGCAAAGAATATTTAATAAGGGAATATAAAAGGAAACATTCAACATTTTTGATTAACAATATTTTACTTGATATTGTTTTTATAATAATTCTTTCCATTTTTTTCTTTGAGTTCTTATGGAATGAATACCATTATCTTTATGCAGAAATTTTATTATGGATTACAGGTTTTTTTATTTCCCAAATTATTATAGTATCCACTTTTTATAAACTAATGTATGGTACAAAGTATAATAATTTCCACTTAATGACTGTTTCACGATTTAATCGAATACTTGCAATTATATTAACACCTATTGTATTCGTTAGTACATATCTAAAAGAACCATATCAGGGGTATTTTTCTCAGTTTATTATTCTGGTGTTAATTATAGCTATCAGTTTTAGAACCGTTAGAATATTTTTTCAAATAAAAAAGGTTTTTACTTTTAGTAGTTTATACATTTTTTTATACCTTTGCACCTTTGAAATATCGCTGTATATTCTTTTTTTTAAAGAAACAGGGTGGTTTACTAAATAA
- the radA gene encoding DNA repair protein RadA: MAKTKTIYVCQNCGTKSVKWQGKCSGCGEWNTFVEEVIQDSKTIEQVATASKKLNISNLENFDSVNVQRIQLPDKEFNRVVGGGIVPGSLILLGGEPGIGKSTLLLQLAVMLQDKKVLYVSGEESVGQIKIRAKRINIKNKNCLLVAETKLETIAQAIENENPSIIIIDSIQTLTTNVIDNTAGSVTQIRECTARLSDIAKVKNIPIFLVGHITKEGYIAGPKILEHMVDTVLYFEGDRNYDYRILRTIKNRFGSISDIGIYEMNEKGLREVKNPSEVLLSQRDIDLSGISIAATIEGIRPMLIEIQALVAPTYYGTPQRTTTGFDSKRMSMLLAVLEKRCDLKMNSQDVFLNIAGGIKVKDPSIDLSAVIAIASSFNDFPIKDNVCFVGEVGLSGEIRPVKQLEKRITEAEKLGFDKIYVSSYNKNINSKNSSIEIIAMDTVAKLIKHLF; the protein is encoded by the coding sequence ATGGCTAAAACAAAAACCATATACGTTTGTCAAAATTGCGGAACTAAAAGTGTAAAATGGCAGGGGAAATGTTCAGGTTGCGGTGAGTGGAATACATTTGTTGAGGAAGTAATTCAAGACAGCAAAACGATTGAACAAGTAGCTACAGCATCAAAAAAATTAAATATTAGCAATCTAGAAAATTTTGATTCTGTAAATGTGCAAAGAATACAACTCCCTGATAAAGAATTTAACAGAGTTGTAGGTGGAGGTATTGTACCTGGTTCACTAATATTATTAGGTGGTGAACCGGGAATAGGAAAATCAACCTTATTACTCCAATTAGCCGTTATGCTTCAAGATAAAAAAGTGCTATATGTTTCAGGAGAAGAAAGTGTGGGACAGATAAAAATTAGAGCAAAACGCATTAACATAAAAAATAAAAATTGCTTACTTGTAGCAGAAACAAAATTAGAAACTATTGCTCAAGCAATTGAAAACGAAAATCCATCAATAATTATTATTGATTCAATTCAAACGTTAACGACAAACGTAATTGATAACACTGCCGGAAGTGTAACACAAATAAGAGAATGTACAGCAAGACTTTCAGATATTGCAAAAGTAAAAAATATTCCGATTTTTCTTGTTGGACATATAACAAAGGAAGGCTATATCGCTGGACCGAAAATACTTGAACACATGGTAGATACTGTTTTGTATTTTGAAGGAGACAGAAATTATGATTACAGAATTTTACGAACTATTAAAAATCGTTTTGGTTCAATTTCGGATATTGGAATTTATGAAATGAACGAAAAAGGATTAAGAGAGGTAAAGAATCCTTCCGAAGTTTTGTTATCACAAAGAGATATTGACCTAAGTGGAATTTCTATTGCAGCTACTATAGAAGGAATAAGACCTATGCTTATTGAAATACAAGCACTAGTAGCTCCAACTTATTATGGTACTCCCCAGCGAACAACCACAGGTTTCGACAGCAAACGAATGTCAATGCTATTGGCAGTTCTTGAAAAAAGATGTGATTTAAAAATGAACTCACAAGACGTATTTCTCAATATTGCAGGAGGTATTAAAGTTAAAGACCCATCAATTGACCTTAGTGCAGTAATTGCAATTGCCTCCTCATTCAATGATTTTCCAATTAAAGATAACGTGTGTTTTGTTGGCGAAGTAGGACTTTCAGGAGAAATAAGACCTGTAAAACAATTAGAGAAACGAATTACTGAAGCAGAAAAACTTGGATTTGATAAAATATACGTCTCTTCTTATAATAAAAATATTAATTCCAAAAACAGTTCTATTGAAATTATAGCCATGGATACAGTTGCAAAATTGATAAAGCATTTATTTTAA
- the rnhA gene encoding ribonuclease HI, translated as MSNKIIIYTDGSAFGNPGPGGYGIVLKFGDKRKEIYKGFRKTTNNRMELLAVIIAMKSLKTNKIKVIIHSDSSYVVNSITKGWVFNWEKKAFKKKKNVDLWKKFLEIYPKFDIEFKWVKAHAGNPENERCDKLAKLGAENPTEIDTEYESSQ; from the coding sequence ATGAGTAACAAGATTATAATTTATACAGACGGTTCAGCATTTGGGAATCCAGGTCCCGGAGGTTACGGAATTGTATTAAAATTTGGTGATAAACGAAAAGAAATTTATAAAGGATTTAGAAAAACTACAAACAACAGAATGGAATTATTGGCAGTAATTATTGCCATGAAATCTTTAAAAACAAACAAAATAAAAGTTATTATTCACAGTGATTCTTCTTATGTGGTAAATTCAATTACAAAAGGCTGGGTTTTTAATTGGGAGAAAAAAGCTTTTAAAAAGAAAAAGAATGTTGACCTATGGAAAAAATTTCTAGAAATTTATCCAAAATTTGACATTGAATTTAAATGGGTAAAAGCACATGCTGGCAATCCTGAAAATGAAAGATGCGACAAGCTTGCTAAATTAGGAGCAGAAAACCCAACTGAAATAGATACGGAATACGAAAGTTCTCAATAA
- a CDS encoding TIGR00725 family protein produces the protein MRKISVGVIGDAGIERDSEIYLLAQNLGKTLVDNNYRIVNGGMSGIMEAVCKGATESDNYTDGMVIGIIPGFDPKYSNKYIDVVIPTGLDTYRNAIVANSDAVVAIGGRAGTLSEMAFAWTFKRMLMAYKIHGWSGKLADTKIDDRKRIEWEGDKVFGVSNANEVIEFIKKNLKYYDARHYSIISKMKEHNYKL, from the coding sequence ATGAGAAAAATAAGTGTTGGTGTAATTGGAGATGCCGGAATAGAAAGAGATTCTGAAATTTATTTGTTAGCTCAAAACTTAGGAAAAACCTTGGTTGATAATAATTACAGAATTGTTAATGGTGGAATGTCAGGAATAATGGAAGCCGTTTGCAAGGGAGCAACAGAATCCGACAACTATACAGATGGAATGGTAATTGGAATAATCCCTGGATTTGACCCAAAGTATTCAAATAAATATATTGACGTAGTTATCCCTACAGGATTAGATACTTACAGAAATGCAATAGTTGCAAATTCTGATGCAGTAGTTGCAATTGGAGGTAGAGCGGGTACATTATCAGAGATGGCTTTTGCTTGGACTTTTAAAAGAATGCTGATGGCTTACAAAATACATGGATGGAGTGGAAAACTTGCAGATACTAAAATTGATGACAGAAAAAGAATTGAGTGGGAAGGCGATAAAGTATTTGGAGTAAGTAATGCAAATGAGGTAATTGAATTTATTAAAAAGAATCTAAAATATTATGATGCAAGACATTATAGTATCATTTCAAAAATGAAAGAACATAACTACAAATTATAG